In Terriglobia bacterium, the genomic stretch GCTTCTTACCTCGTGACCCAGCGGCATCCCAATGCTTCGTACCCTGCGGCGCCTTTCATGGATGATCCCGGGCTGAAGGTCAAGGGGATGCAATACGTCAAGTTCTATGGGTGCGCCAGCTGCCACGAGATCGCGGGCCTCGAGGAGGAGGGACGCATCGGGACGGAGTTGACGAAAGAGGGCAGCAAGCCGATCGACAACTTTGACTTCGCGCTTCAAACCCGCAAGGCGAGGAACGAAGACTGGTACACCGGGAAGGGCTTCATCGAGCACAAGCTGCAACAACCGGAAGTTTTCGATACCGGGATGGTCAAAGCGCCGCTGGAAAAACTGCGGATGCCTAATCCGCACCTGGATGATCAACAGCGATCGGCCATCACGACATTTCTGATCGGCAGCGTGGATTCCCCGTGGCCCAACGATATCTTCTACAATCCTGCCGGGCAGGCCAAAGACATCCAGGACGGTTGGTGGATTGTCAGAAAGTACAACTGCATGGGCTGTCATCAAGTCCGTCTGGGACAGCGGTCCGTGCTCATGGATCTGCCGCGGTACCAGAACCCGGATTGGCGGGAACAATTGCCTCCGCGGCTGGTGGGCGAAGGGGCACGGGTCACCCCCCAGTGGCTGGAACAATTCCTGGCGAATCCGGCGCTCAATATGACGGACACAGACCGCAACGGCGTCCGGCCTTATCTCAAGGCCCGCATGCCGACCTTTTTCTTTTCACCCGACGAAATCCGGAAACTGGTGCGCTTCTTCATGGCATTGTCAACTCAGGCGGAGCCTTATATTCCGCAGAAGCTCGAGGCCTTGTCCCCTCAGGAAACACAGATGGCGAGAGAACTCTTCACTTCAAAAGCAGCCCCCTGCCTGAAGTGCCATGCCACGGGCGAACCGACACATGACAAGGCCGCCACCGCTCCTAATTTCCTCCTGGCAAAGGACCGATTGAAGCCGAACTGGACCGGGCGATGGATTGCAGATCCAGCGGTGATCAGTCCGGGCACATCCATGCCCTCGAACCTCTTTAAGGTGCAGGAGGGGCGGTACGTCTTTTCAGGACCCCTGCCGGACATTTTCAAGGGGTACGACAAGGACCAGATTGCGTTGCTGGTCCGCTATATGTTCGAATTAACTCCGGAGGAGCAACGACAGCTCTTGTCGCGGCGCTGAAGGGCTTTCCATTGAATGGAAATCAGCGCCGATAAGTCCTTCCGTAGCTGTGAACTAGAAGTTTGGAATAGATTCATTTGGCCCAGTCGAACTAGTGATGATAAGAATTTAACTTTTAACTAAACCTTCAACCACCAAGGGAAAGCCATGACCAAAATCAAAATTGTCTCATTCCTAACCGTCGTTGTCCTGATCCTGACGATGTTTGTTTCGGGTTGCGGCAAGAAGTCTGAACCCACTGAACAAGCCGCCGCCCCCGCGCAGAAAGCGCCAACGGCGATCGACCAAGCCACGGTCGGAAGCATCATCGGCAAGATCGCCTACAGCGGTGCGAAACCCAGTCCAAAAGTGATTCACATGGACACGGAAGCGGCCTGCGTGTCGGCGAATACCGGTCCCGTGTACACCCAGGAACTGGAAGTGAATTCCAACAACACCTTGAAGGACGTGTTTGTGTCGGTGACCGGGGGGCTGGACAATTACGCCTTCGCGGTCCCCACCACGCCCGCCACGCTCGATCAGAGGGGCTGCACTTATCATCCCCACGTTTTGGGGGTGATGGCTGGGCAGGCCCTCCAGGTCCTGAACAGTGACAACACCACGCATAACATCCATCCCATGCCGAAGGAGAATCCGGAGTGGAATACCTCCATGCCGCCTAAGGCACAGCCGCTGGACAAGAAGTTCAATCGGCCCGAGACGATGATTCCAGTGAAGTGTAATGTGCATCCGTGGATGAAGGCCTACATTGGGGTCGTGAAGAATCCTTTCTTCAGCGTGACGGGAGACGACGGAAGTTTTGAGATTAAGGGCTTACCCCCGGGGGACTATACCGTCTCGGCGTGGCAGGAGAAGCTTGGAACTCAGACGATGAAGGTCACGGTCGGGCCGAAAGAAACCAAGACCGTGGATTTTTCATTCAAGGGCGAGTAGGCCGGAGATCAATAGCGGTAAACAGGCGAACCCGCTTCGGCGGGATCGCTCGAGGATGAGACCGTAGCCGTAAACAAAGGGGTGGCATTGAAGAGTGCGTCGAAGCCGGAAGCGGCCAGCCGTCTCGGGGTGGGGCTGCATCGATTTCTTGTCTTTCTGTCGTTGGCAACCTTACTCCTGATTGTGGCAGGAGCCCTGGTGACCAGCAACGATGCCGGGCTCTCCGTCCCAGACTGGCCGACGTCCTTCGGGAGCTTTCGCATGCCCCCCATGGTGGGCGGGGTATTGTACGAACATGGTCACCGCATGATTGCCGCAAGTGTGGGCCTGCTGACCATCATTCTGACGGTCTGGGTGCTGTGGAAGGAGCAACGCCGCTGGATCCGAAGGCTGGGAGTGATTGCGCTGCTGGCGGTGATTGTCCAGGGCGTCTTCGGGGGGATCACGGTGCGTTATTTCCTGCCCCCACCCGTCTCGACGCTTCATGCTTGTTTGGCTCAACTGTTTTTCGCTTTGATTGTCAGTTTGGCTGTTTTCACATCGCCAGGCTGGATCGAGGCCCGGGCGGGGCTCGAGGAACCCGAGGGGTTCTCTTTGCGGGCCCTCTCGGTGGCAACCGTCGGCATGATCCTGCTCCAGTTGTTTCTGGGGGCGGCTTTTCGGCATCACTGGTTTAGCCTCGTTCCGCATATGATCGGGGCCGGCCTGGTTTCCGTGATGGCGGCGTGGACGATCGTCACTGTGTTTCGCCGGCATGGCGAAGAGCGTTTTCTGACGCGTCCTGCCTGGGTGGCTGGCGTGCTGCTTGTGGCGCAACTCGTCTTGGGGCCAAGCGCCTAT encodes the following:
- a CDS encoding carboxypeptidase regulatory-like domain-containing protein; its protein translation is MTKIKIVSFLTVVVLILTMFVSGCGKKSEPTEQAAAPAQKAPTAIDQATVGSIIGKIAYSGAKPSPKVIHMDTEAACVSANTGPVYTQELEVNSNNTLKDVFVSVTGGLDNYAFAVPTTPATLDQRGCTYHPHVLGVMAGQALQVLNSDNTTHNIHPMPKENPEWNTSMPPKAQPLDKKFNRPETMIPVKCNVHPWMKAYIGVVKNPFFSVTGDDGSFEIKGLPPGDYTVSAWQEKLGTQTMKVTVGPKETKTVDFSFKGE
- a CDS encoding COX15/CtaA family protein, which encodes MKSASKPEAASRLGVGLHRFLVFLSLATLLLIVAGALVTSNDAGLSVPDWPTSFGSFRMPPMVGGVLYEHGHRMIAASVGLLTIILTVWVLWKEQRRWIRRLGVIALLAVIVQGVFGGITVRYFLPPPVSTLHACLAQLFFALIVSLAVFTSPGWIEARAGLEEPEGFSLRALSVATVGMILLQLFLGAAFRHHWFSLVPHMIGAGLVSVMAAWTIVTVFRRHGEERFLTRPAWVAGVLLVAQLVLGPSAYFLLSSSAEAPQPTGPMVEVTVAHVAVGALTLAALLVLTLRVFRVVLPQRRPVDAAALVRST